The Pyxidicoccus sp. MSG2 DNA segment CGTACTCCACGGAGTACCCCGTCTCATCCTGGGCCACGTCGATCCAGGCGAGGCTCACGCTCGTAGCGGAGGTGACCGTCGCGGTGAGCCCGGTGGGCGTGGCGATGACGACAGGCGGCACCGTCGTCGCCGAGACTGGCGCCGTGTAGCCCGAGGGCGACCACGGCGGCCCGGAGGGCGTGGGGGCGTAGAGGGGGAGCGTGCGGAACCGGTAGTGGTAGAGGGTGCCCGGCGCGAGGCCCGTGTCATCCCACGTACCGTTGGGCGGCCCGCCGAAGACGAAGTTGCCCAGGCGGGCCACCTCGGCCCAGGGGCCGGTGGCGGACGGCGCGCGCTCGATTGCGACGCCGCCGCAGATGTTCCAGGTCCAGCCGAGCCGGAGCGAGGTCTGCGACAGCGCGGAAGCCGACGTGCCCTCCGTGGCCGGGCACAACGTGGCGACGACGATGGGGCCGATGTAGACGGCGACCTGCACCCAGGCGGAGGCGCCCGCGCCACTCACGGCCCGCACGCGGTAGTTGTTGCTGCCGAAGACCGGGCTCTCGTGCACCCAGCCGGTCGAGCCCGCGGGGAGCGTGACTGTCGAACCCCAGGAGACGAACTCGGTGGAGTGCTGTACCTCGTAGGCGGTCTCGTCGGTCGCGGCGTCGGTCCAGGAGAGCCGCGCCACGCTGGCGGAGGCAACCACCTCCTGCACGCCGGTGAGACCGGTCGGCGCGTTGGGCGGCGCCGCCGCGGCCGTGCTCACACTCACGACGGAGGTGAACGCCGACGCGCCGGCGCCATTCACCGCGCGAACCCGGTAGAAGTAGGTGCTCCCGGTGGCGAGGCCCATATCGCCGTAGCCCAGGGCCGAGGCAGGTGGGCTCGCGATGAGCGCGAAGGGCCCGCCGCTCGCAACGGAACGCTCGACCTCGAAGCCGGTGAAGGTTCCGGACGGCGGCATCCAGGTGAGCTCCACGCCCTGGGAGCTCGTGGCCCGCGCGACGAGGTTCGTGGGTGCGGATGGCACTGCCACGCCGCCGTCGTCTCCTCCGCCGCCGTCGTCTCCTCCGCCGCCGTCGTCTCCTCCGCCGCCGTCGTCTCCTCCGCCGCCGTCGTCTCCTCCGCCGCCGTCGTCTCCGCCGCCGCCGTCTCCTCCACCCCCATCGCGGCCGCCTGCTCCACCACCGTCACCTCCGTCCCCGGCGGCGCCTCGGCCGCCGTCTGCTTCTCCATCGCCTGCCCCGTCGGTGGGCCCGCCGCCGCACGCGGCAAGCGCCACGAGCGCGACCAGGAGGAGTGCATGGGGGGTGCGGGGCGAGGCACGAAGCATGGAGACTCCGGTTGAGAGGAACATCGAGGCCGACTATTCCCCTGGCCCGCGGCACGGGGGAGGTGCACTGGCGACAAGTCGGCTGGGCCACCCCTGATTGGGGGGTAGGAGGCTGGCTCACCCTCACTGCGAGCGACGCGGCCGCCCGCGACGTATCCTGTGGCCACGCCGCCAGCGACCGGAGCAGCCATGCCCCCCGGCATCCCCACCATCACCCTCGACCCGCGCTCCAACCGCCCGGTCTACCTGCAGATTGCGCATGCGCTCATGTCCGAGATTCACCGTGGCCGGTTCCGGCCCGGCGACGCGCTCCCGGGCTACCGCACGCTCGCGCAGGGGCTGGGCGTGTCCCGCAACACGGTGATGGCCGCCTACCGCGAGCTCGCCGACGAGGGATGGCTGGTGGCGGCGCCGGGCGAGGGGAGCACCGTCGCACCCACGCCGCCGCGGCGCCTTCCGGGCGCCTCGGAGACTCCGCCCGGGCCCGCGGCGGAGCTCACGGGCGCCGGCATGGGCTTCGACCTCCGCCGGCCCCCCGACCCCGCGGTGCCCGACGCCGCCCGCAATCTGCTCCGCGTCGCCACCGGCAACCCCGACCCGCGCCTCCTGCCTGGCGCCGCGCTCGCGCGGGCCTACCGCCGCGCGCTCACCGTGAACCCGCGCGGCACGCTCGCGGTGGACGACCCGCAGGGCCACCCCACCCTGCGCGAGGCGCTCGCGCGCTCGCTGCGCGCGGCCCGCGGCGTCGCCGCCGCGCCTGAGCGACTGGTGGTCACCCGCGGCGGGCAGCTGCCGCTGGCCCTCGTGGCCCACGCCCTGCTCGGGCCAGGCGACGCGGTGGCGGTCGAGGCGCTCGGCGCACGAGACGCGTGGGAGGCGTGCGCCCGCGCCGGCGCGCGCTGCCTGCCGGTGCCGGTGGACGCGCAGGGGCTCGACGTGGACGCCCTCGAGCGGCTCCTCTCGACGGAGCGGCTGCGCGCGGTGCTCACCACCCCGGTGCGCCAGTACCCCTCGGTGGTCGCGCTCTCGCCGGAGCGCCGGGCGCGGCTGCTCGCCCTCGCGGCGCGCCACCGGTTCGCCGTGCTGGAGTCCGAGCACGACGCCGAGTTCCAGTTCGAAGGAGCGTTGCCCCTGCCGCTAGCCGCGGAGGACCGCGCGGGCGTGGTGGTGCTGGTGGGCTCCCTCTCGAAAATCTTCAGCCCCGGGCTCCGCCTCGGCTTCGTCCACGCGCCCGCGCCGCTCGTGGCGCAGCTGCGCTCCGCCCGCGACGCCCTCGACCGCCACGGTGACCCCGCGCTCGAGCGGGCGATGGCGGAGCTGCTCGAGGACGGCGAGATTGAGCGCCACCTCAACCGCATGCACCCCGTCTACCGCCACCGTCGCGACGTGCTCGCGAACGCGCTCTCGGAGCACGTCGGCGCCGCGCTCACCTTCGACCCGCCCACGGGCGGCCTCGCCCTGTGGGCCCGCACGCGAGAGGGGCTCGACGTGGACGCCTGGGCGCGGCGCGGCCTCGAGCGCGGGGTCGCCTTCCAGGCCGGCCGGCAGTTCGCCTTCGACGGCGGCGCTGTCCCGGGGCTGCGCATCGGTTTCTCCAACTACGGCGACGCAGAGCTGGTCGAGGTCGCGCGACGTATGGGCGAGGCCCTCCCGGAGGGGCGATGACGATGGAGCTGCAGCTGCTGGACGGGCGCGTCGTGCTCAAGGGGCTGCTCGGGGAGGGCGGGATGGGCCACGTCCACCGCGCCTTCGACTCCACGCTCGAGCGCGCGGTGGCGGTGAAGTTCCTGCGCGGCGACGACCCGCGCGAGACCGAGCGGCTCGTCCTCGAGGCGCGGCTGCAGGCGCGAGTGGAGCATGAGAACGT contains these protein-coding regions:
- a CDS encoding fibronectin type III domain-containing protein, giving the protein MLRASPRTPHALLLVALVALAACGGGPTDGAGDGEADGGRGAAGDGGDGGGAGGRDGGGGDGGGGDDGGGGDDGGGGDDGGGGDDGGGGDDGGGGDDGGVAVPSAPTNLVARATSSQGVELTWMPPSGTFTGFEVERSVASGGPFALIASPPASALGYGDMGLATGSTYFYRVRAVNGAGASAFTSVVSVSTAAAAPPNAPTGLTGVQEVVASASVARLSWTDAATDETAYEVQHSTEFVSWGSTVTLPAGSTGWVHESPVFGSNNYRVRAVSGAGASAWVQVAVYIGPIVVATLCPATEGTSASALSQTSLRLGWTWNICGGVAIERAPSATGPWAEVARLGNFVFGGPPNGTWDDTGLAPGTLYHYRFRTLPLYAPTPSGPPWSPSGYTAPVSATTVPPVVIATPTGLTATVTSATSVSLAWIDVAQDETGYSVEYATAAAGPFTEAFRLGANMTGTSVSGLTPATAYWMRVRAVKGTTSSAPSNVVSFTSATRAVLRTTGDASVMESTALSSNQNVTLPSGPNEVGCFFTWTIGPSGQALFHNCGGSALRFDTAALSGRNVLVAALVMYPCSLAPHPVSDARYLVRALAGPWNPSTVTFNTLPQVYTAGSWWLPAPTAGGAQAWDVTTLVKNWASGTWASNGLYVGQSPITDRVPTWGGQTWDNQNQVTSYCSLEQTGGSIDYAPALHVDYR
- a CDS encoding PLP-dependent aminotransferase family protein, translated to MPPGIPTITLDPRSNRPVYLQIAHALMSEIHRGRFRPGDALPGYRTLAQGLGVSRNTVMAAYRELADEGWLVAAPGEGSTVAPTPPRRLPGASETPPGPAAELTGAGMGFDLRRPPDPAVPDAARNLLRVATGNPDPRLLPGAALARAYRRALTVNPRGTLAVDDPQGHPTLREALARSLRAARGVAAAPERLVVTRGGQLPLALVAHALLGPGDAVAVEALGARDAWEACARAGARCLPVPVDAQGLDVDALERLLSTERLRAVLTTPVRQYPSVVALSPERRARLLALAARHRFAVLESEHDAEFQFEGALPLPLAAEDRAGVVVLVGSLSKIFSPGLRLGFVHAPAPLVAQLRSARDALDRHGDPALERAMAELLEDGEIERHLNRMHPVYRHRRDVLANALSEHVGAALTFDPPTGGLALWARTREGLDVDAWARRGLERGVAFQAGRQFAFDGGAVPGLRIGFSNYGDAELVEVARRMGEALPEGR